A stretch of the Staphylococcus sp. NRL 16/872 genome encodes the following:
- the lqo gene encoding L-lactate dehydrogenase (quinone): MTESKSVILIGAGVLSTTFGSMLNELEPNWNIKLYERMDRPGLESSNERHNAGTGHAALCELNYTVQQPDGSIDIEKAKEINEEFEISKQFWGHLVKAGHIENPREFINPLPHISFVRGVNNKKFLKKRYEAMKEAPMFDNIEYTEDIEVMRKWIPLMMKGRVDDGKMAASKIDEGTDVNFGELTRKMSKHLEEDDNVEVKYSHQVLDFERLSNGKWSVKIKDRRTGNVFEEEADYVFIGAGGAAIPLLQKTGIPESKHLGGFPITGQFLACTNPQVIEQHDSKVYGKEPPGTPPMTVPHLDARYIEGERTLLFGPFANVGPKFLKNGSNLDLFKSVKPYNITTMLAAAVKNLPLLKYSFDQIIMTKEGCMNHLRTFYPEARDEDWELYTAGKRVQVIKDTEKEGKGFIQFGTEVVNSEDHSVIALLGESPGASTSVSVALEVLEKNFPEQIGEWNAKIKEMIPSYGESLIDDVELMRRTRRQTSRDLQLGFYDEN, encoded by the coding sequence ATGACAGAATCAAAAAGTGTGATTTTAATTGGTGCTGGTGTTTTAAGTACAACATTTGGTTCAATGTTAAACGAGCTTGAACCTAATTGGAACATCAAGCTATATGAACGCATGGATCGACCAGGTCTTGAAAGTTCTAATGAACGTCATAATGCTGGAACTGGTCATGCTGCATTGTGTGAATTGAACTATACTGTACAACAACCAGATGGCTCAATTGATATCGAAAAAGCGAAAGAAATCAACGAAGAATTCGAGATTTCTAAACAATTCTGGGGTCACTTAGTAAAAGCAGGACATATTGAGAACCCAAGAGAATTTATTAATCCTCTACCTCATATTAGTTTTGTTAGAGGTGTCAATAATAAAAAATTCTTGAAAAAACGCTACGAAGCGATGAAAGAAGCGCCAATGTTCGATAACATCGAATATACTGAAGACATCGAAGTAATGAGAAAATGGATTCCATTAATGATGAAAGGCCGTGTTGATGATGGCAAAATGGCTGCTAGTAAAATCGACGAAGGTACTGACGTTAACTTCGGTGAATTAACTCGTAAAATGTCGAAACACTTAGAGGAAGACGATAATGTTGAAGTTAAATACAGTCATCAAGTATTGGACTTTGAACGTTTATCTAATGGTAAATGGTCAGTTAAAATTAAAGACCGTAGAACTGGTAACGTATTCGAAGAAGAAGCAGATTATGTATTTATCGGTGCTGGCGGTGCCGCAATTCCTTTATTACAAAAAACAGGCATCCCTGAAAGTAAACATTTAGGTGGTTTCCCAATTACAGGACAATTCTTAGCTTGTACTAACCCACAAGTAATTGAACAACACGATTCAAAAGTTTACGGTAAAGAGCCACCAGGCACACCACCAATGACTGTACCACACTTAGATGCACGTTATATTGAAGGGGAAAGAACTTTATTATTTGGACCATTCGCGAATGTAGGTCCTAAATTCCTTAAAAATGGTTCAAACTTAGATTTATTCAAATCTGTTAAACCTTACAATATTACAACTATGTTAGCTGCAGCTGTTAAAAACTTGCCATTACTTAAATATTCATTTGATCAAATCATCATGACTAAAGAAGGATGTATGAACCACTTACGTACGTTCTATCCTGAAGCTCGTGATGAAGATTGGGAATTATACACTGCAGGTAAACGTGTACAAGTTATTAAAGATACTGAAAAAGAAGGTAAAGGATTTATCCAATTCGGTACAGAAGTGGTTAATTCTGAAGACCATTCTGTAATTGCTTTACTTGGTGAATCACCAGGGGCTTCTACATCAGTATCAGTAGCGTTAGAAGTACTTGAAAAGAACTTCCCAGAGCAAATTGGTGAATGGAACGCGAAAATTAAAGAAATGATTCCATCATATGGTGAATCATTAATTGATGATGTTGAATTAATGAGAAGAACACGTCGTCAAACTTCTAGAGATCTTCAATTAGGGTTTTATGACGAAAATTAA
- the ppdK gene encoding pyruvate, phosphate dikinase codes for MTKYIYAFDEGQKSMKDLLGGKGANLSEMKRLGLPVPDGFTITTEACIEYLRQGQSLSTDVKTQLIDHLAAFSERTGKSFSSDSNLLLVSVRSGAKISMPGMMDTILNLGLNDDNVKKLAEKTGDARFAYDCYRRLLQMFGEVVYNVPMQAFDTYFEDYKQRHNFENDAAITADGLQEICERFKEIYVEEVYKPFPQEPLKQLEEAVEAVFKSWDNDRARIYRDLNDIPHDIGTAVNIQEMVFGNSGDNSGTGVAFTRNPVSGENKLFGEYLLNAQGEDVVAGIRTPKDISTLHDQMPEVHQEFVDVTKQLEEHYKDMQDIEFTIENGKLYLLQTRNGKRTARAAIKIAVDLVEEGLLTKEEAVTKVEAKSIDQLLHPNFDEKSLKKATAISKMGLPASPGAATGQIVFSAEDAKAQADAGKKVILMRPETSPEDIEGMVASEAIVTTHGGMTSHAAVVARGMGKCCVTGCSNLEINTVAKTVYYDGGELHEGDTISVDGANGDIYQGEIKTVSAEHSEEFASFMKWSEDVARLDVRMNAETPQDIGAGYNFNAKGIGLVRTEHMFFGAERLVEMRRFILSSSYEQRVEALNNIRKYQIEDFEAIFKLSGERPTIVRLLDPPLHEFLPNSDEDIENVAQQLDISKETLNKRIVDLHEVNPMLGHRGCRLAITYPELYEMQVEAIMGSVLKLKKEGITCKPEIMIPLVSTVEEFTTLKDKLVKTIEKLEEEKGDKVDYLIGTMIETPRACLVADELAQHCDFFSFGTNDLTQLTYGFSRDDAGKFINVYTESNILKLDPFQTLDKDGVGKLIEIAVEQAKKVNPDIKIGVCGELGGDAKSIRRFNQLAIDYVSCSPFRVPGAILATAQSQVEESE; via the coding sequence ATGACTAAATATATATATGCTTTTGATGAAGGACAAAAATCGATGAAAGATTTACTTGGAGGTAAAGGTGCTAACCTTTCTGAAATGAAACGTTTAGGTTTACCCGTACCTGATGGTTTTACAATTACAACGGAAGCGTGTATTGAATATTTACGCCAAGGTCAATCATTATCGACAGATGTTAAAACGCAATTGATTGATCATCTTGCGGCATTTTCAGAGAGAACAGGTAAATCATTCTCTTCAGATAGCAATTTATTATTAGTATCTGTACGTAGTGGGGCGAAAATTTCAATGCCTGGTATGATGGATACGATTCTTAACTTAGGATTAAATGATGATAACGTGAAGAAATTAGCTGAGAAAACAGGCGACGCACGTTTCGCATATGACTGTTACAGACGTTTATTACAAATGTTTGGTGAAGTTGTATATAACGTGCCTATGCAAGCATTTGATACATACTTTGAAGATTATAAACAACGTCATAACTTTGAGAATGATGCTGCAATTACTGCAGATGGTTTACAAGAAATTTGTGAACGTTTTAAAGAAATTTATGTTGAAGAAGTGTATAAACCTTTCCCACAAGAACCTTTAAAACAATTGGAAGAAGCTGTGGAAGCTGTATTTAAATCTTGGGATAACGACCGTGCACGTATCTACCGTGATTTAAATGACATTCCACACGATATCGGTACTGCCGTAAACATCCAAGAGATGGTCTTTGGTAATAGTGGAGACAATAGTGGTACTGGGGTAGCCTTCACGCGTAATCCAGTAAGTGGTGAGAATAAATTATTTGGTGAATACTTATTAAATGCCCAAGGGGAAGATGTGGTAGCGGGTATTCGTACGCCTAAAGACATTTCAACATTACATGACCAAATGCCAGAGGTGCATCAAGAATTCGTAGATGTGACGAAACAATTAGAAGAACATTATAAAGATATGCAAGATATCGAATTTACGATTGAAAATGGCAAATTATATTTATTACAAACACGTAATGGTAAACGCACAGCCCGTGCTGCGATTAAAATTGCTGTTGATTTAGTAGAAGAGGGCTTACTTACTAAAGAAGAAGCGGTAACGAAAGTAGAAGCGAAATCTATCGATCAGTTATTGCATCCTAATTTTGATGAAAAATCTTTAAAAAAAGCGACGGCTATTTCGAAAATGGGATTACCAGCAAGTCCAGGTGCAGCAACAGGACAAATTGTCTTCTCAGCTGAAGATGCTAAGGCACAAGCAGACGCAGGCAAGAAAGTCATCTTAATGCGTCCAGAAACATCACCAGAAGATATCGAAGGTATGGTGGCAAGTGAAGCGATTGTGACAACGCATGGTGGTATGACATCTCATGCAGCGGTGGTAGCACGTGGTATGGGTAAATGTTGTGTTACAGGATGTTCTAATTTAGAAATCAATACAGTAGCTAAGACGGTTTATTATGATGGTGGCGAATTACATGAAGGCGATACGATTTCAGTCGACGGCGCTAACGGCGATATCTATCAAGGTGAAATCAAAACAGTAAGTGCAGAGCACAGTGAAGAATTTGCAAGCTTCATGAAATGGTCTGAAGACGTTGCACGCTTAGATGTGCGTATGAATGCTGAAACACCTCAAGACATTGGAGCAGGATACAACTTTAATGCGAAAGGTATTGGTTTAGTGCGAACTGAGCATATGTTCTTTGGTGCTGAACGTCTTGTTGAAATGCGTCGCTTTATCCTATCATCTTCATACGAACAACGTGTAGAAGCATTGAATAATATTCGCAAATATCAAATTGAAGACTTTGAAGCGATATTTAAATTATCAGGAGAGCGTCCTACGATTGTGCGTTTACTTGATCCACCGTTACATGAATTTTTACCAAATTCGGATGAAGATATTGAAAATGTAGCACAACAACTCGATATTTCTAAAGAAACATTGAATAAGCGTATCGTAGACTTGCATGAAGTGAACCCAATGTTAGGTCATCGAGGCTGTCGTCTTGCTATCACATATCCAGAATTATATGAAATGCAAGTTGAAGCGATTATGGGTAGTGTCTTAAAACTTAAAAAAGAGGGTATAACATGTAAACCTGAAATCATGATTCCATTAGTATCAACAGTGGAAGAGTTTACAACATTAAAAGATAAACTTGTAAAAACAATTGAGAAGTTGGAAGAAGAGAAAGGCGATAAAGTCGATTACTTAATCGGAACAATGATCGAAACACCACGTGCATGCTTAGTGGCAGATGAATTAGCTCAACATTGTGACTTCTTCAGTTTCGGTACGAACGATTTAACACAATTGACATATGGTTTCTCTAGAGATGATGCAGGTAAATTCATAAATGTGTATACTGAAAGTAATATATTGAAACTTGACCCATTCCAAACATTGGATAAAGACGGTGTTGGAAAATTAATCGAAATTGCAGTCGAACAAGCGAAGAAAGTAAATCCTGATATTAAAATTGGAGTGTGTGGTGAATTAGGTGGCGATGCGAAGTCGATTCGTCGCTTCAATCAATTGGCTATCGATTATGTATCATGTTCACCATTCCGTGTACCAGGTGCAATATTAGCGACAGCTCAGAGTCAAGTGGAGGAAAGCGAGTAA
- a CDS encoding AMP-binding protein — MKNSNLLAPETYNIVSEIEKHASDATKKALIYENGHDEPITVTYSELINNANKVGHVFLNHGLKKGDKVLIMMPRSIMTYELYIAALKLGIAIIPSSEMLRTKDLQYRITHGEINAVIAKADFVKEFKNIKEYDNLTKFIVDGQETDWISIEDEKEGQSTSLDMADTTRDDIAILSYTSGTTGNPKAVTHSHGWGYAHMKMAPEHWLCIKEDDLVWATAAPGWQKWVWSPFLSIMGSGATAFVYNGKFNPSRYLELLQNFKINVLCCTPTEYRMMAKLNNLQDYNIEHLHSAVSAGEPLNREVVEQFRKNFNLTVRDGYGQTESTLLIGFLKDTDPRPGSMGKEIPGSHVTVVDDDGNKVDTNVKGNIALPLDFPGLFKGYYKDEERTKAAQAGDYYITGDLARIDEDGYFWFEGRRDDIIISSGYTIGPFEVEDALTNHPAVKECAVVASPHAIRGNIVKAFIILQDGYTGDDALVKELQTFAKQEVAPYKYPRAIEFVEDLPKTNSGKIRRVELRDAEVEKYRAEHGE; from the coding sequence ATGAAGAATTCAAACTTACTTGCACCGGAAACGTATAACATTGTTTCTGAAATTGAGAAACACGCTTCAGATGCAACTAAAAAAGCACTGATTTATGAAAATGGACACGATGAACCTATCACCGTTACATATTCTGAATTAATCAATAATGCCAATAAAGTAGGCCATGTATTTTTAAATCATGGGTTAAAAAAGGGCGATAAAGTATTAATTATGATGCCACGTTCAATTATGACGTATGAACTTTACATCGCAGCTTTAAAATTGGGCATTGCGATTATTCCAAGTTCTGAAATGTTAAGAACGAAAGATTTACAATATCGTATTACACACGGGGAAATTAATGCTGTAATTGCTAAGGCAGATTTCGTCAAAGAATTTAAAAATATTAAAGAATATGATAATTTAACTAAATTTATTGTAGACGGACAAGAAACGGATTGGATTAGTATTGAAGATGAAAAAGAAGGCCAAAGTACGTCATTAGATATGGCTGACACGACTAGAGATGACATTGCTATATTATCGTACACTTCTGGTACGACTGGTAATCCAAAAGCGGTAACACATTCTCATGGTTGGGGTTACGCGCATATGAAAATGGCGCCAGAACATTGGCTATGTATTAAAGAAGACGACTTAGTATGGGCAACTGCAGCACCAGGTTGGCAAAAATGGGTATGGAGTCCTTTCTTATCTATTATGGGTTCAGGTGCTACTGCTTTCGTTTATAATGGAAAGTTCAATCCATCTCGTTACTTAGAATTATTACAAAATTTTAAAATTAATGTGTTATGCTGTACGCCAACAGAATATCGTATGATGGCGAAGTTAAATAATTTACAAGATTATAATATAGAACATTTACATAGTGCTGTGTCAGCTGGCGAACCTTTAAATCGTGAAGTCGTAGAACAATTCCGTAAAAACTTTAACTTAACGGTACGTGATGGTTACGGTCAAACGGAAAGTACGTTACTTATTGGTTTCTTAAAAGATACTGACCCACGTCCAGGCTCAATGGGGAAAGAAATTCCAGGAAGTCACGTGACTGTAGTAGATGACGATGGTAATAAAGTGGATACTAATGTGAAAGGTAATATTGCATTGCCACTAGATTTCCCAGGACTTTTCAAAGGATATTATAAAGATGAAGAACGTACCAAAGCAGCACAAGCTGGAGACTACTATATTACAGGGGATTTAGCTCGTATTGATGAGGATGGTTATTTCTGGTTTGAGGGTCGTCGTGACGATATCATCATTAGTTCAGGCTATACCATTGGACCGTTTGAGGTAGAAGATGCATTAACAAATCATCCTGCTGTCAAAGAATGTGCTGTTGTGGCAAGTCCTCATGCTATTCGCGGTAATATTGTAAAAGCATTTATTATTTTACAAGATGGTTATACTGGCGATGATGCGTTAGTGAAAGAATTACAAACGTTTGCGAAACAAGAAGTAGCACCTTATAAATATCCACGTGCTATTGAGTTTGTGGAAGATTTACCAAAGACAAATTCAGGTAAGATTCGTCGTGTAGAATTACGTGATGCAGAAGTTGAGAAATATCGCGCAGAACATGGTGAATAG
- a CDS encoding MFS transporter: MEMKQQQFTGNNKLLLGIVLGVITFWLFAQSLLNLVPTIQHSFSSNIGTTSIAISITALFSGMFVVGAGSFADKLGRVRMTYIGLILSIIGSLLIIATPFTSMLILGRIIQGLSAAAIMPSTLAIIKTYYHGSERQRALSFWSIGSWGGSGFASLFGGMIETAIGWRWIYIISIIVAILAILLIKGTPETKANQTSSTRFDFIGLTLFVIMMLSINIVITQSAKLGLFSPIILALIATFIISTIIFVRVEMKMHHPLIDFKLFKNKAYTSATLSNFMLNGVAGTLIVANTFVQQGLGFSTFQTGLLSITYLITVLLMIRVGEKVLQKVGARKPMLLGTALNMVGILLISFTFLSPQMYVVVCVIGFLLYGLGLGFYATPSTDTAISNSPEDKVGVASGIYKMASSLGGAFGIALSGTIYGIGTAMVNINFGAMLGLWLNILMAFISFTVILIGVPKQHSK; the protein is encoded by the coding sequence ATGGAAATGAAACAACAACAATTCACTGGAAATAATAAACTTTTATTAGGTATTGTGCTCGGAGTAATTACATTTTGGCTATTTGCACAATCATTACTCAATTTAGTACCAACGATACAGCATTCATTTTCAAGTAATATTGGTACAACTAGTATTGCGATAAGTATTACGGCATTATTTAGTGGTATGTTTGTCGTTGGTGCAGGTAGCTTCGCCGATAAATTAGGTCGTGTAAGAATGACTTACATTGGATTAATATTGAGTATTATTGGCTCATTATTAATCATAGCAACACCATTTACTTCAATGTTAATTCTAGGACGTATTATTCAAGGACTATCAGCAGCAGCTATTATGCCATCTACCTTAGCGATTATTAAAACGTATTATCATGGTTCAGAGCGTCAACGTGCATTAAGTTTCTGGTCCATTGGCTCATGGGGCGGTTCAGGGTTTGCTTCTCTATTCGGAGGTATGATTGAAACAGCAATTGGTTGGCGTTGGATCTATATTATCTCTATAATTGTTGCTATTCTGGCAATCTTATTAATTAAAGGAACACCTGAAACGAAAGCTAACCAAACAAGTAGTACTAGATTTGATTTTATAGGTCTAACATTGTTTGTCATTATGATGCTAAGTATCAATATAGTAATTACGCAAAGTGCAAAATTAGGTTTATTCTCACCTATAATTTTAGCTTTAATTGCAACATTTATTATTTCAACTATTATCTTTGTGCGTGTTGAAATGAAGATGCATCATCCATTAATAGATTTTAAATTATTTAAGAATAAAGCCTATACGAGCGCTACGCTTTCAAATTTTATGTTAAACGGGGTCGCTGGTACATTAATCGTTGCTAATACTTTCGTACAGCAAGGTTTAGGTTTCTCAACATTTCAAACTGGTTTACTTTCAATTACGTATTTAATTACAGTGTTATTGATGATTCGTGTTGGTGAAAAGGTACTGCAAAAAGTTGGTGCAAGAAAACCAATGTTATTAGGTACTGCACTTAATATGGTGGGGATTTTACTAATATCATTTACATTCCTATCACCTCAAATGTATGTTGTCGTGTGTGTTATTGGTTTCTTATTATACGGATTAGGGCTAGGCTTCTATGCGACACCATCTACAGATACGGCCATTTCAAATTCTCCTGAAGATAAAGTAGGTGTGGCGTCAGGTATTTATAAAATGGCATCTTCACTTGGTGGCGCCTTTGGTATCGCACTTTCAGGTACTATATATGGTATAGGTACTGCAATGGTTAATATTAATTTTGGTGCAATGTTGGGATTATGGTTGAACATCTTAATGGCATTCATTTCATTTACTGTCATACTTATAGGTGTTCCTAAACAGCATTCTAAATAA
- a CDS encoding sterile alpha motif-like domain-containing protein: MSFYDFMQGFVDDQTPLGELAHWINEDQSFPKHERLSDNILNYFINFPTSDNEFLEIVKRSISLYEQQGRN, from the coding sequence ATGAGTTTTTACGATTTTATGCAAGGATTTGTAGACGACCAGACCCCGTTAGGTGAACTTGCTCATTGGATAAATGAAGATCAGTCATTTCCAAAGCATGAACGTCTATCAGATAATATATTAAATTATTTTATAAACTTTCCTACTTCAGATAATGAATTTTTAGAAATTGTAAAACGTTCAATTTCTCTATATGAACAACAAGGACGAAATTAG
- a CDS encoding pyruvate, water dikinase regulatory protein encodes MNETQSNEQILKLFIVSDSIGETAQRMIHATLTQFPDLTDVEIKKFPYIKDEEEFLNILNLAHDQHAIVATTLVSESFNTLGHEFAREHEIPYVDYMSDLISIIEKVTKHEPLMESGALRKLNEEYFKRIEAIEYSVKYDDGKHFTDIGEADALIVGVSRTSKTPLSMYLANKGYKIANIPLVPEISIPDNVFKQKGLKVFGLTASPQYIANIRKNRAETLGLSSESRYNNLDRIKKELAYAEEVFKKLNATVINTEYKSIEESAFYIEKFLQPKL; translated from the coding sequence GTGAACGAAACGCAATCTAATGAACAAATTTTAAAGTTATTTATAGTATCTGATTCTATTGGTGAAACAGCACAACGTATGATTCATGCAACTTTAACGCAATTTCCAGATTTGACAGATGTCGAAATCAAGAAATTTCCTTATATTAAAGATGAAGAAGAGTTCTTAAATATTTTAAATTTAGCACACGACCAACATGCGATTGTTGCAACAACACTTGTAAGTGAATCTTTTAATACATTAGGTCATGAATTCGCACGTGAACATGAAATTCCATACGTCGATTACATGTCAGATTTAATTAGTATTATTGAAAAGGTTACTAAGCATGAACCGCTAATGGAAAGTGGCGCTTTGCGTAAACTCAATGAAGAATATTTCAAACGTATTGAAGCCATTGAGTATTCAGTTAAATACGATGATGGTAAACATTTTACAGATATAGGTGAAGCGGATGCGTTAATTGTGGGCGTATCTCGTACGTCTAAAACGCCATTAAGTATGTATTTAGCGAACAAAGGCTACAAGATTGCGAATATTCCATTGGTTCCGGAAATTAGTATTCCAGACAACGTGTTTAAGCAAAAAGGACTGAAAGTATTTGGTTTAACAGCAAGTCCGCAGTACATTGCGAATATTCGTAAAAATCGTGCAGAAACATTAGGGTTATCCAGTGAATCAAGATATAACAATCTCGATCGTATTAAGAAAGAACTTGCGTATGCGGAAGAAGTATTTAAAAAGTTAAATGCAACTGTGATTAATACGGAATATAAATCTATTGAAGAATCAGCATTTTATATTGAAAAGTTCTTACAACCAAAACTATAA
- a CDS encoding amidohydrolase, whose translation MTQDLVKRLQDKEERMIEIRRHLHEHPELSFKETETPKYIADFYKDKDCKVETNVGENGVKVTIDSGEAGKTIAIRADFDALPIQEDTGLSFASKNDGVMHACGHDAHTAYMLVLAETLIEMKDQFKGKVIVIHQPAEEMPPGGAKGMIEDGVLDSVDHVLGTHVMTNMEPGKVYYRPENVQTGRSYFKLTVQGEGGHGSSPHTANDAIVAGANFVTTAQTVVSRRLNPFETGVVTIGSFDGKGQFNVIKDKIVLEGDVLALTDATRDRIEEELNRLVKGLEATFGVKCDFEFSKDYPALYNDPDFTEYVAKTIENADLADVKGVEECEAQPPSEDFAFYAKALPSTFIYSGAAPQDEKAYPHHHPKFKIDESSMLVAAEAVGAVVLDYLNS comes from the coding sequence ATGACTCAAGATTTAGTGAAACGTTTACAAGATAAAGAAGAACGTATGATTGAAATTCGTCGTCATTTACATGAACATCCAGAACTTTCATTTAAAGAAACAGAAACCCCTAAATATATTGCTGATTTTTATAAAGATAAAGATTGTAAAGTTGAAACCAATGTTGGTGAAAATGGCGTGAAAGTAACTATCGATAGTGGTGAAGCAGGTAAAACAATCGCTATTCGTGCTGATTTCGATGCATTGCCTATTCAAGAAGATACAGGCTTATCTTTCGCATCGAAAAATGATGGCGTGATGCATGCATGTGGTCATGATGCGCATACTGCGTACATGCTTGTTTTGGCAGAAACACTGATTGAAATGAAAGATCAATTTAAAGGTAAAGTTATTGTCATTCATCAGCCAGCAGAAGAAATGCCTCCTGGTGGCGCAAAAGGCATGATTGAAGATGGCGTTTTAGATAGCGTTGATCATGTGCTTGGTACGCATGTCATGACAAATATGGAACCTGGTAAAGTGTATTATCGTCCAGAGAATGTCCAAACCGGCCGTTCATATTTCAAATTAACGGTTCAAGGAGAAGGTGGACATGGCTCATCACCTCATACAGCGAACGATGCAATTGTAGCGGGGGCTAACTTTGTAACTACCGCTCAAACTGTTGTATCACGTCGACTTAATCCTTTTGAAACTGGCGTAGTAACGATTGGTTCTTTTGATGGAAAAGGACAATTCAATGTAATTAAAGATAAAATTGTACTTGAAGGCGATGTGCTTGCACTTACAGATGCTACGCGTGACCGTATTGAAGAAGAGTTGAACCGTTTAGTTAAAGGACTTGAGGCAACGTTTGGTGTTAAGTGCGACTTTGAATTTAGTAAAGACTATCCGGCATTGTACAATGATCCAGATTTTACTGAGTATGTAGCGAAAACAATTGAAAATGCAGATCTAGCAGATGTTAAAGGTGTCGAAGAATGTGAAGCACAACCTCCATCTGAAGATTTTGCATTTTATGCGAAAGCACTTCCAAGTACATTTATCTACTCAGGTGCAGCGCCACAAGATGAGAAAGCGTACCCACATCATCACCCTAAATTTAAAATTGATGAATCATCTATGCTTGTTGCAGCAGAAGCGGTAGGCGCAGTCGTTTTAGATTACTTAAATTCATAG
- a CDS encoding antibiotic biosynthesis monooxygenase, which translates to MILEDSYKTYVIEEIDNQLMTIEKNNDIQNYSILEKINDLSNDSFCVLNHLFVNDGMEEAFEKKFLERPKYLQDEPGFKALRFLRPNVAHRHYIILTLWEDRQAFYDWQNSTAYNKTHEKRGTREGVDHDIVNRDLSYNVRIELAGLETAIDVSNIF; encoded by the coding sequence ATGATTTTAGAAGACAGTTATAAAACTTATGTAATTGAAGAAATAGATAATCAATTAATGACAATTGAGAAAAATAATGATATCCAAAACTATAGTATTTTAGAAAAAATTAATGATTTATCCAATGACTCATTTTGTGTATTAAATCATTTATTCGTCAATGATGGTATGGAAGAAGCATTTGAAAAGAAATTTTTAGAGCGACCTAAGTACTTGCAAGATGAACCAGGATTTAAAGCATTACGTTTTTTACGTCCTAATGTTGCACATCGTCATTACATTATTTTGACATTATGGGAAGATCGCCAAGCATTCTATGACTGGCAAAACTCTACTGCTTATAATAAAACGCATGAAAAACGTGGCACTAGAGAAGGGGTAGACCACGATATAGTGAATCGAGATTTGTCTTATAATGTGCGTATTGAATTGGCAGGGTTGGAAACGGCAATAGATGTAAGTAATATATTTTAA